The stretch of DNA caagaaagaacctgggtatgggcctatAGTTTTTACaagcaataaaaacatttcatCCAAAAAAAAGCTCAATTTTGGACTCACAGGATTAAAAAATTTACCGTGATATTTTAGGAAATCGAGAGCTGTCGACATTTAGCAACATATTGTAGAAAATTCCTCTAACATTACGATGTCACAGACAACagaaaacattcaataccgacaacaaagctcaattcagattcgcttgccctttctcaacaaatatagaatactttgaactcactaggtCTACAATTTGCTGGgttatttgtaaaaattatGAATTTACGCATGCGtccccgttttttttttttttttttttttttacacaaagAGCTTCAATAATGAGAGGGCTACTAATTTTTCCTTAAAGGGGGgtgttcgatttttttttccgatttaaataatataataaatataataattttaGTTGGAGTTTATCCTTAGGAGTATATATCAATTCAAATATATATCATTATTACTATAGGAAACTAGGCAAAGGTGCGAGATGGGACGCTTCAGGACAAGTATTGGTTGATCGGTTTTGACATTTATTGTGCTTCTTGTTCAGTTGTCCTCTACATTTCTAGCACAACACTTCTATTCAAACTCTTTGTCCTAATCTTGAAGCTTTAACCGACTCTGCAAACAAGaagagattaaaaaaattatgaatacaatacaaacAGGGTATGGTAGTGCAGTATGGGTGGTTATTTcagcattaaaaaaaagaaatgacatCAAACAGTAGAGAAAATGCCTGAATATGAGCTTCATATAATAAAACCATAAGCACACGCATATTCCGTTATTAGGCTTAGACTGATGCATACCCCCCCTTCTGGGATGGGAGTCTGTAGTCCATTGCATAAGGTAATGATgttgaacattttttttttccttttttatttaacaCTTTCTTTCTTCCGTATATCTTTCATCTTTTCATAATGCAGCAGGCAGCATCAATCTCTGACCTTTCTAATTGAAAAAAAGCAACGCTGTGTCATACCAAGATCGGGTTAAGAGTTGTCAATGCGGTCGCCAGTCATCATCGTATAATACATGTTGGCCGGtcctcaacccccccccccctcccccctccacgCGCGCTCGTAATGGCGGCTGTGTTTATTTATGGAAACACTAAACAAACGCCTTCGTCTCAGTTTCCTTATATCATACCTGCCGTTGCCACAGTAGCACGCGGGATTCATGGGAACCTCGGGCAGCTTGTACACGTAGTAGCCCCCGCAATTACTCACTTGGAGTCGCACCTTTTCATTATCGTATAACACATGTTGGCCGGtcctcaacccccccccccccccccctccacgcGCGCTCGTAATGGCGGCTGTGTTTATTTATGGAAACACTAAACAAACGCCTTCGTCTCAGTTTCCTTATATCATACCTGCCGTTGCCACAGTAGCGCGCGGGATTCAAGGGAACCTCGGGCAGCTTGTACACGTAATAGCCCCCGCAATTACGCACTTGGATTCGCacctttttattataacaatcgTTCTTGCCATTTTCGGAGTCAGAAAAAAAGACCttgtaaaaatacaaacagtAGTTACGGAAACGCACGGCATGGATAAACATTGtgattcccccccccccccccccccccccctacagcGATCCCCAGGGGGGATTCCCTATATCCATTGGACGGGAATCATCGTCGTATCTTTTTAGGGTGTAAATATAGAgccttatatatttttaggggtgacaATGAAAAtgcccagattttttttttaactaggTATATTTTAGGGTGCTATTATGCTATTAGctcaacccctccccctccccggTCAGCGGTCCCCCTTAAAGATCCTTACAGTGGATGCATATGCTCCCTATTAGATAGTGAAAGAATTTGACATAAAatctatattttgtttgtgGCAAACATATCAACACCCCTATGTAACAAAGCTGGCAAGTTAAATTTCTCGGCAGGTTTTCTGTAAAAAGCCCATGCTGGCAAATTTTTCAGCAAGTCAGTGGAATTTCCCATAATTTTttcatctgttttttttttgggggggggggggggggtggggaggttGGGATCAAGAACGACCGCCCTAGGGTGAATTCCTTTTCCTCTCGACTGCCCCTTGATATATAATAAGAATTATGAAAAGAAAAGTAATAGTATTGCGCTAACGTATTGCTACACACACTTATTGTGTCTACTGTCAGACAAGAGTCAAGCTAAAAACGGTCTTTTCCCCGCTTATTCTGCCAAGCCCGTTTCTttggctgtggtttcgctagatagAAGATAGGGACAGGGGGTCGGAATCTCCTAAACCATTCATGCGGTCTAATTAGATGACGTGCGGTCTAATTAGATGACGTGCGGTCTAACTAGATGACGGTCTAATTAGATGACGTGACGCATCTTGATATTTACCGTTCGGTTCACTACTCCGTCTGTCACTCTTGGGTGTTCATCTTTCATCCATCCTGTTAAAATAGCATCGCAATGACGCGGGGGGACGCATGTTGTAGCAATGGCCGTCCCTGTGTTGCCGAGGAATCGGTACCAGAGGTTTCCAGCAAACATGTGATTTGTAGAGCCGTTATTGTCGGTTTTGAAAGGACCGTCTATGTTGGTGTAGTTTTGCGCCCGCGTCTCGTCATCAAACGTCATATATTGATCACACATTGGTTCtaggattttaaataaaaactgaTTTAGAATAACGTGCCTCCCGTTCAATCCAGAGAAGTAGTCTACAGCACCGTTCAACCATTTTCAAAAGTATAAGCAAGAGTTGTGTTGGAATAAGGGGCAAAAGAAGAAACTAGAAAGGGTGACATTGGttttgaaggggggggggatgtaaACGAAGAGAGAGGCACAAGGAATCTTAATCTCTGCCCCATTGAGTCCATTTTCGGAGAAAGAGGAAGAGAGGATGGTAATAAAATACCAAAGGAAGAACAAaaatactttaataaaagcaaataaCGTATGAAAAGACCCTTTATTCTGTAGGCAAACACAGTGTTGTCCTTGCCGACGCCATTACAGCAATGCGAAGAGCGGCCATCTTTGAAATATGTTGAGTGCGCATGCTCTCCACTCCAACACTCGCCCCAGTACTCTATGCcaaaccacaggtatcccttCTTCTTGGCGAGCTCGGCACATGGCCTGATGACTTTGACCTCGAGTTCGCTTTCGTTCATGTGAAGCGCGTCGTGGAAGGTTTTGAGGTGGACGGGAAATGGGCGGCCTCCTAGGGCACAGTGACGGTTCCTATAGCAACCAAGTTGTTCGAGGCCTGCTAATCAAACAGAAAAGGCTGATGCTTTAggacatttttcttttttcgtttttattAGCTGAATTGGACAAGAATTGTAATATACGAAATAGATGCCCAATGGTTGCATGCGTAAACGGGCACTAGGCCCACGCAGGACAATAAAAATCACAATAAAAACTAGTTTTGGTGGTATCCACAGTCCCGTGTGATGCTCCATGTGCAGGGCAGGAGTTCTGCCTTATTGCAGTCGTTTTGGACTAAGAGACTAGCgacaagaataaaaaatatcttctAGTGTTGATATTATCCAGAACACCGCAGCGGAGCGTGATGCTAAAATATTTCCGACATACTGAATGCTCATTGGTTGAAACTTGTTGTCACCACACGTGATAATAAATATGATATCAACTCCGGTGGCAGTAAATAGATCGGTTTTATCATTTTGATATCACCTAGTATGACGCGAATGATTTCCCAACAAAATTGCCCTGCACTGTTTAATAGATGAGTCTTGTACATATTGATGGAGAATTACTCTCCAGCGCAGATTCTTGCTAAAAGCTTTCGTGTTTTGAGCGGCTCTCTGGATTACTGGTACAAAAATACTTCATGACATCCACCGAAGTACTAGCCTTTTCTAATGAATATGTCAAATGAAAGAACATTGGAAACCCGGGATTATGCATAAATTTGAAAATAGGTATAATAATGTAACTAAGCTATAACTAACGTAGATTACTATTTGTCTAATCTGCTACTACCTCTAGCAATATTCCGACCTTTTTTGGGGTATTCTGGAAAATCATAGATCATTCAAATATACCAGTATCGACACTCTTTACGAAAGCCTTGTAAAGCAGAAAGGCTTCAGAAAGAAATTCTTCCATCTAGGAAATTTAGTGGCATTTTGGCTCAAGATattaaagaaaagtaaaattaACCCTACGGTCAATCGGAATTGTCACCCAACTAAATGGACTACTGTACTATGAGAAACATTACCGTTGTCATAGTTGCCTTGGATTACGAGCACCAAGAGACATTGAAGCAGAGCCGAGAAGGCGATGGAAGACTTCATCTCTGTCCACAAAAAAAAGCAGAGTAAAGAAACAAGATCCCTTTCCGTTGACCTACAAAACTTTGAGTCATCGAAAAATATAGTGATGCAAAAaatgatatatatattttctagtTGAGATTATTAATCATAATGCATACGATTGCACGATTGCATTTGATAGTAAAGTCagcttattatttttctagcTTATGGTACTGACTGCCAAAAAATATCGAGAACATAAGCAACGTAAGTtaacaaaacagaaaaaggCAGAAACTGTGTAAAAATAAAAGCCTGTCGTTATGGGGCGCAGTTAATGTTTGCAGTGCAAGAAAGTAAAGAAAACATCACTAACCTTTAAATTCCGGTTAAATTCCGGGCTGTCTCTCTCTCTCTGTTGCGTAAAAAGCTGTAGTCTGCAGGTTGTCATTCAGTACAAATGCACACAGCCACTTAAATCTTCACTTGATCCGTAAAAGGCACCAAGGCTATTAATAACATTCAAGTCATTTTAATGACATTTGAAAAAAGTTCAATCTATGTCAACTGCAATTTTACGAAAGCAAACAAGCCATAAAATTAGCGTCCGGTTTTCGTatcttttcttcctttttttaccGACTATTTAATTAATTCACTTTTTGTCTATCTCTATCTttataatagtaataaaaaaaatacaattttcaACCCAATGCCTGCAAGCTTTTACGAAAAGGTTATGGCTTTAGATGCACAAGTCCATGTTTTCATGTTTGCTCCCCCCAATAAAGTTATACTTTAATCATATGGTTATAGCTCAGATAAATCGTTGTCTACATTGCATTGGCTACAACCAGAGAAACAGAGCAAAGGTTGGAAGACCTTAACATTTACATTGCAAGTTATGTTTTAATGGACTCACTTAATTTGAACTATTATCATATCTATATTAAGAATTTAACCAAGCCATTCATACGGTTTAATAATGCTTGGATAAAACGTTGAAATTGAATTGTAACCGGAGAATAAAGCGAGGGTAATATTTGGTTCAAAGTTTAATGAGGTAATTTCTTCGTccgcatgataaaaaaacaaagtgaTGCTCTTGCCCAATACTGCAGACCGTAGACAGGCCAGACTTGTCCCAATCATAAAGGAGGAAGAGGGATTGTTAAGGGATGGGGGAGATTGAGTGAGGAGTAGAAAGAGATACATGGAATGCTCTCGTTTTCATTTATCCGCAGGCGCACTTGTACAGGCGGTGGAAGGGTTGGGGAGCGGAGGAGAAGTGAAGGGGATAATGAGTGAGAAGGAGGAGAAGTTAGGAGGAGATTGCTATAGGCTATAGGCTATAATGCATGTAGCCCGTATGAACAACGTATGTATAAATAGGCTCTAGGCCATATCAACCCAGTCTATGAACACACTAAATGATTTCCATATCGAAGATAATCCTAAAGCAgttttgtttgacattttcgATGTTTTTTTCGTTGTAAATTCCAGCGTTGCATTGTGGAGCATCAATGACCGAGCCATTACACATTACGAACGTTTTCGAATTTTCTTTCTAACcttgtttgaaaaaataaaatgctaaGATCTACGTGCAAATAAAACGCTTCAAGATCTACGTGCATACGTGCATATGGTatataaattatatatatatatatatggtatataaattcttattataattaacaatttttaacaaattaaTAACATTAGATTTACTATAGAGCTCATATCGGGATTAATTTGCACAAAAAGTAtcatcattttgaaaaacacacttgtacaaaaaaaatcccaaattGAAACGAGAAAACGATTATC from Nematostella vectensis chromosome 8, jaNemVect1.1, whole genome shotgun sequence encodes:
- the LOC5506128 gene encoding uncharacterized protein LOC5506128 isoform X4; the encoded protein is MKSSIAFSALLQCLLVLVIQGNYDNAGLEQLGCYRNRHCALGGRPFPVHLKTFHDALHMNESELEVKVIRPCAELAKKKGYLWFGIEYWGECWSGEHAHSTYFKDGRSSHCCNGVGKDNTVFAYRIKEPMCDQYMTFDDETRAQNYTNIDGPFKTDNNGSTNHMFAGNLWYRFLGNTGTAIATTCVPPRHCDAILTGWMKDEHPRVTDGVVNRTSRLKLQD
- the LOC5506128 gene encoding uncharacterized protein LOC5506128 isoform X1, which produces MKSSIAFSALLQCLLVLVIQGNYDNAGLEQLGCYRNRHCALGGRPFPVHLKTFHDALHMNESELEVKVIRPCAELAKKKGYLWFGIEYWGECWSGEHAHSTYFKDGRSSHCCNGVGKDNTVFAYRIKEPMCDQYMTFDDETRAQNYTNIDGPFKTDNNGSTNHMFAGNLWYRFLGNTGTAIATTCVPPRHCDAILTGWMKDEHPRVTDGVVNRTVFFSDSENGKNDCYNKKVRIQVRNCGGYYVYKLPEVPLNPARYCGNGRVG
- the LOC5506128 gene encoding uncharacterized protein LOC5506128 isoform X2 yields the protein MKSSIAFSALLQCLLVLVIQGNYDNGLEQLGCYRNRHCALGGRPFPVHLKTFHDALHMNESELEVKVIRPCAELAKKKGYLWFGIEYWGECWSGEHAHSTYFKDGRSSHCCNGVGKDNTVFAYRIKEPMCDQYMTFDDETRAQNYTNIDGPFKTDNNGSTNHMFAGNLWYRFLGNTGTAIATTCVPPRHCDAILTGWMKDEHPRVTDGVVNRTVFFSDSENGKNDCYNKKVRIQVRNCGGYYVYKLPEVPLNPARYCGNGRVG
- the LOC5506128 gene encoding uncharacterized protein LOC5506128 isoform X3, which codes for MKSSIAFSALLQCLLVLVIQGNYDNAGLEQLGCYRNRHCALGGRPFPVHLKTFHDALHMNESELEVKVIRPCAELAKKKGYLWFGIEYWGECWSGEHAHSTYFKDGRSSHCCNGVGKDNTVFAYRIKEPMCDQYMTFDDETRAQNYTNIDGPFKTDNNGSTNHMFAGNLWYRFLGNTGTAIATTCVPPRHCDAILTGWMKDEHPRVTDGVVNRTVFFSDSENGKNDCYNKKSRLKLQD